The Engystomops pustulosus chromosome 2, aEngPut4.maternal, whole genome shotgun sequence genomic interval attcaggcaaatatgactcttctcacctcatttgaaCAGATGAGTCATTTTTAGAGGAGGCATGGAAGTCTCTTTTCAGacgcccctatctttggttctatagcagctagaaacaagctttttgtgtcatattaaagataagaatcacatcttgtggttctgtgagctacagaaccggacaCACAAGCGGCTAATAAACGGACAGGAACTGAATCTTTATCTGCCGCTCGCATTTCCAGCAGTGTCTTTAGCTCTCTGTATCTCCAGTTCCGTAGCTCATAAGATGGTTCTgagaaattcttatctttaaaatggttttcccacaaagcaggcTAGGCCCTAACCTGCTGATCcgtgggggtctctgtgatggGACCCCCTAGGACCtccgttctagtgatctgtgggggtcccactaCTGTAACCCCCACCAATCTGGAGGTTAGGTCCTGTGGATAGTACCTAACTTTCttcgtggggaaaacccctttaatatgacacttctaggtgctatagaaccaaagatagggatgTGACaatccccctgcaaccactaaacttgactcttctcacctccttttcacatgagatgagtcatatttgtctgacttaAGGGGACATTTTTTATAGGGTTATAAGTATAGGACGAGGTTTCCCATTTAAGAGAGAAGTCTACAAAGAAAATTTCCTCCCCtacgtgaggggggggggggggattatcgtTTAGTGACTTAAAACCTGGTGTCAAGTTCATTTTAAAGGGTTTCTCCAGTTTTCCCTTCCTTCCAATGTACTATTTTCAGTGCTGGCTGTTGCTGCTCAATGACTTGTCCTACAGAcaggtcatcagtatcagatGGGTGGGGGTCAGGCACCCAGATCTTGTATGATGAGTTGGGTTACTTGTCTTTGGCCAACAGAACCTGTATAGTGGCCATGGGTACTGCAGCTCGGATCCTGTTCAGAATCTCAGGTTTTTCACTTCGGTCTTCTGATTCTGGCTACATCCCCCTATACGGCCTCTAAAGGAACACCAAACATTTGATGTAGGGTCCGTATATCTGACCCCCAAGAATCTGCTTTGAAGAATAGGTCATCGTTATCATAATGTGACCCCCAACCCGGAATGTGCAGAACACGCCGCTAGTCAtttatgtgtttgtttgtttctCCTTCTAGTCATTTGCAGGGTTCTTCAGAACTTTGCGGAGATCCAGAACATGACAGAGCCCAGGAGCTGATGTTCCAGGCGGCAGAACGTTGTCTCATTGGCAGGAGCTTTGTGTTTGCAGTCAAGGTGAAAAGTCCCTCCTTTTATTTCATACTAATGTGGCTAAATTCTGGGCCTGACACTCTGGATTTAGCTCATACATTTGTCAATATAATCCCTTTCAGGTTTGGTAGTGAGAAAGGAAcatgaagcagacagcgccattctctgtatagtggccagacctggttactgcagatcagctattTATTATAATAGAGCCATCACAGCTAAAATACACATCTTTTCTCCCTTTTATGTAGTAATAGAAtcagaaatctctgctgaatccaTCTTGGCTGCGCAAAATAAACTACAGCTCAGAGAGGGATTGTATAACATAGTCTACCGAGAGGGGAGGAGCACTCACTCACCCTCCTTTCTCCGACCGGCCCTGTACTCGGCTACGGTTCGGTCTTGATGCACACACATGTGAATAAGGCCTGGTAGTAAATTTTGACCTTGCCTCAAATGCTTTATACACATGAGTACAGGTCAGTACTTGTCTTTATTATCCTATATGACCCTCTAGATGTTTGTGTGTCAGAGAGGGAGTGATTTTCATGGCAGACTCTACTTTATTTTCTGCGTTCAGTATATGGTTGACCTcctagcagctagtctccagtccccTACGAGAGAGGCTttgctcctttcctgacaagcagggcaaatactatttctattggctgctctgcagtatACAAGCCTATTATTCACTGGAGCGGACCGATACCAAatattctttcattttttttttagatattacgGACGGTGATCcagttttttaccttttttctaaATTTCCATTCAGGTTCCTGAGAATTACCACAGAAGCGATTCCCTGGTAGCATGTCAGATCATTCACCTCGACGAAGACCCAATGAGCTGCACGGTTCTGAATTATTTCACTCGGCTGTCAACATCCACGCACACGAAAACCAATGTCTCCACAGACTCCACCAACCAAGATCTGAGTGACCTGGGGTTTAGTGAGAGCAGCTGTAGCCTTCACCAGAGCGGGAATCGGTATGGGGACTACTGGCAGCAGTCGCTCGGCTTGGTGTCCTCCCCTTTAAGCGTGACGGGATGCAATTCAAGACAAGGTGATTGTAGCAGTGCAGAGCAAGATCCGTATCCGGGAGCTCTGATGTCTCCGAGCACTACATTATGCATGCAGAAACACTCCTGCAGCACACCAAGGGTTAACTGCTCCCCCTCTCGATATGCAGACCCTAATTCCAGCAGTCCTCCCCGCTCTCCGCATCTCCATAGCTTTTCTTCCAAATCAAAAACCGCTCTTGGACAAGAATCCTATTTGCAGAAGTCAGGAAGTTGTCGGAGCCAAAGCCGCTCAGCACACACTACGCAACTCCCTCCTGCCCAGACAGCTGAAATCCATCAAGCCAAGGAGGAAATTTGGGAAGAGTTCCCATTCTCCGAAAGCCTGAGCGAGTTTATTGCTAAGATCGAAGACGGCGAGGGCGGAAAGCCTCACTTCACCGCTAAAGAAAGCAAAGAGGGAAGACTATCAGATGTGAGAGAATGCAGGAGACCGAGCCACTCGATGAACGTTCCAGATCTAGCACCGCTCCGAAATTTAGCGATTGTGCAAGATCCGTCACGTGACGACTTTGACAGATTCTCTGACGAGGACTCCAGTACATTTGTGGTAAACCATCTCTGTTCAGTTACCAGAGGAGGTGACACCGGATTATCCGGTGGAACGTTACACAAATCTGCAGATTTGAGTAGCGTCCAAAAATCTTTCAAAAAGTGCAATTCGTTTGACCTTTCGAGAAGCAGAGAGCAGGATCCACCAAGTCCATTGTATCCGAAGGTGTTTCCATACGTGGAGGATAGCTTGGGCATGTGCAGTTTTATTGAAGATCTAGACAGTCAAAACCTTCAGGTTGTTGACGAGGAACCAAAAAGTTCCGATGCAGAAGCGGCCGACGCAACGGCTGGTCTGACTAGTGACCACTACAATGCGTCTGCGGATCTCTTCGAAGGTGGTCATCATCTAGAAGATAGTGGGCGTACCTCGCAGTCAGGACACACTGGATCTATGATTAGAGGTCATGGTAGACTCATGGTTCCTCTAACCAGTTCTCCTTGTACTGACGTCCTTCCATATCGGCATAGAGGTTCCTTGGCGAATAATTACGAGACGACCATAGAAGACCTCGCCCCTTATTTGCAGTCCACACCGGCACTCGGACGACTTTCAGAAACCGGCAGTCTTTCTATCGACCCGTGGCGCTTTAATATGGCGTCCAGTTCCAAGTCTTGCATCGTATCCATAAGGACTAAATCGAGCATCACCATTAGACACGTTCTTCTCAAGAACTTAAAAACGAAGCGTAAATCCATGTTTTATGGAAGCTCAGACAATTCTTCTCCTTGGTCCCCAAATTTGTCCCTTTGTGATGGCTCAATGTTGCTGAGCCTAAAGTATAGAAGGGCAACGTTGGCCCATAAGTCGTGGAATAGTAGGACCGTTTTGGAAATGAAAGACGATCACAGGAACCCAGCACGAGACCATACTGACGAGCCAACATGTACGGACTCGAGGAGCATCGGAGAACATCTAGAGAACATGGAGAACTTGTCTCCTGTCACCTGCCCAACGCGAGAAGGTGAAGATCAATGTCCTCCTGTACAGGAACAACTTCTCTCAAGCGATTGGTCTCCAGAACTGTTCTCTGCAAAGTCCAATATCTCTCACCCGAGTGACTGTCTTCAGAGGCGTCTATTTTAACTAAAACGTATGAAAGAATATGTCATGAAATTCTATTTATTGAGCCAATTCCGTTCTCTATGTAGTCCAAAATGGAGAAAGCTGCTGTTGACGGATCTTATTCTGAAGGGCGTGGAAGTGACGAGGTTGCGATAGCGGCCACAACGCTGTAGATCACAAATGTGAAATAGCTGCCGTGTCTGGTCCTTATAAGAAGTTCCTATATCATCTTAATGAAGACGGATCTTCAGGCTAAGGATGTGTTAAAGAGACCCTGTCGCCAGGTTTTACCCCTTtagcagccccctcaggcagggggtgaaatgtcctttctagaattccctgttttatgtgaaatctcacccattaacctgtaaaaaaaaatatcctccgtgtcatgtgaaaatgagaagagtcatattttgcagagatgagtcaagtttagcgaCTGcattgggcggggggggggggggggttcaattcAGGTGCTCCtttctttggttctgtagtaaCTAAAGACATGCTGCTGGTGATAAGATAAGAATCTCGTCTTTTACTTAGGGTGGCACAGAGGCTTAGTGGTTAgcgttacagccttgcagcgctgaggtacTGGGTtttagtcccagggtcaacat includes:
- the DDIAS gene encoding DNA damage-induced apoptosis suppressor protein — translated: MNGRRRFLLGTVLSIQSSSFTYPACQNCCSRLTLTSCRYECRRCGTSYKDATHRYKLCVKVSEERTLHHITIFGKCLEKIFGASADSLHSHLQGSSELCGDPEHDRAQELMFQAAERCLIGRSFVFAVKVPENYHRSDSLVACQIIHLDEDPMSCTVLNYFTRLSTSTHTKTNVSTDSTNQDLSDLGFSESSCSLHQSGNRYGDYWQQSLGLVSSPLSVTGCNSRQGDCSSAEQDPYPGALMSPSTTLCMQKHSCSTPRVNCSPSRYADPNSSSPPRSPHLHSFSSKSKTALGQESYLQKSGSCRSQSRSAHTTQLPPAQTAEIHQAKEEIWEEFPFSESLSEFIAKIEDGEGGKPHFTAKESKEGRLSDVRECRRPSHSMNVPDLAPLRNLAIVQDPSRDDFDRFSDEDSSTFVVNHLCSVTRGGDTGLSGGTLHKSADLSSVQKSFKKCNSFDLSRSREQDPPSPLYPKVFPYVEDSLGMCSFIEDLDSQNLQVVDEEPKSSDAEAADATAGLTSDHYNASADLFEGGHHLEDSGRTSQSGHTGSMIRGHGRLMVPLTSSPCTDVLPYRHRGSLANNYETTIEDLAPYLQSTPALGRLSETGSLSIDPWRFNMASSSKSCIVSIRTKSSITIRHVLLKNLKTKRKSMFYGSSDNSSPWSPNLSLCDGSMLLSLKYRRATLAHKSWNSRTVLEMKDDHRNPARDHTDEPTCTDSRSIGEHLENMENLSPVTCPTREGEDQCPPVQEQLLSSDWSPELFSAKSNISHPSDCLQRRLF